Proteins encoded together in one Lathyrus oleraceus cultivar Zhongwan6 chromosome 5, CAAS_Psat_ZW6_1.0, whole genome shotgun sequence window:
- the LOC127079810 gene encoding uncharacterized protein LOC127079810 has translation MQNLNDPNPELPDYIKPLYPIIKKKLIHEEEARMFAKFKEMLTTLQAILKGTKQKVVKEQVNMTERDEIAVPQTFPPKLKDPGKFTISCNIGGVKIPHALCDLGYSINVMPSNKVKEFNLGEIILSNMTLTLADSFVTHSLDILQDLLVHVDVLVFPMNLVVLDTKGDSGGSVILRCPFLKNGKALINLETGELVLKFNKEKVAQMTSQRERLTRGSSSRVAPTPNAPTFPNLKFLFEAHAEKYLKLVDYHIVRERAFLMEDLQGLGEVVKVLQQRC, from the exons ATGCAAAACCTAAATGATCCCAATCCAGAACTACCAGATTACATTAAACCACTGTATCCAATAATTAAGAAGAAACTAATACATGAAGAAGAGGCAAGAATGTTTGCAAAGTTTAAAGAGATGTTGACTACACTTCAG GCAATACTAAAAGGGACGAAGCAGAAAGTGGTCAAGGAACAAGTAAACATGACTGAGAGGGATGAGATAGCAGTGCCTCAAACATTTCCACCCAAACTAAAGGACCCAGGTAAGTTCACTATCTCTTGTAATATTGGTGGAGTAAAGATTCCACATGCTTTATGTGATTTAGGGTATAGTATAAATGTTATGCCATCGAATAAGGTTAAGGAATTTAACTTGGGAGAGATCATACTGAGTAATATGACTCTTACTTTAGCAGATTCATTTGTTACTCATTCGCTCGATATCTTACAAGACTTGTTAGTACATGTCGATGTTTTAGTGTTTCCAATGAATCTTGTGGTACTTGACACAAAAGGAGATTCGGGAGGGTCGGTTATTCTCAGATGCCCGTTCTTGAAAAATGGGAAAGCTTTGATAAATCTGGAAACTGGTGAACTTGTCTTGAAGTTCAACAAAGAAAAAGTG GCACAAATGACTTCACAGAGAGAAAGATTGACAAGAGGTTCATCCTCAAGAGTTGCCCCTACTCCAAATGCTCCTACCTTCCCCAACCTCAAATTTCTTTTCGAGGCTCATGCTGAAAAATATCTCAAATTAGTGGATTACCATATTGTGAGGGAGAGAGCCTTCTTAATGGAAGATTTGCAAGGTTTGGGAGAGGTAGTGAAGGTTCTGCAGCAAAGATGCTGA